The following coding sequences lie in one Tichowtungia aerotolerans genomic window:
- a CDS encoding ELM1/GtrOC1 family putative glycosyltransferase: MMKALILTDGKPGHFNQSVAFCKNTGIDYELVDVNYRSKTAKALSYLLDRMGLYTKKLFQVSGLESQTSGFDLIISTGSTSFYPNKVLSKELALPNIAILNPQGYRPDFNAILCPAYDHPPKRNNVIELPLNLCAADQTFFEEKAEEFEQKHPAKGPAAGFIIGGPNAVSEINAAELKEQLEKAFELTIGCERWVTTSRRTPKEIEALIESLPFDYTLINSRDSYNPVPAFIQLCDHLFVTSDSASMVSEAASFGSARVEILMNRQLKTPNKFQELFQGLEKRDAVHIFDGTLGRADQKVDLTPQLQLALKRVS; the protein is encoded by the coding sequence ATGATGAAGGCATTGATTCTCACAGACGGCAAGCCGGGACATTTCAACCAATCGGTTGCATTCTGCAAAAACACCGGCATCGATTATGAACTCGTTGACGTCAACTACCGCAGCAAAACCGCTAAAGCGCTCTCGTATCTTCTCGACCGAATGGGGCTCTACACAAAGAAGCTCTTTCAGGTTTCAGGCCTTGAGTCTCAGACTTCCGGCTTTGACCTGATCATCTCCACAGGATCAACGAGCTTCTACCCCAACAAAGTCCTCTCAAAAGAACTGGCTCTTCCCAACATTGCGATTCTGAACCCGCAGGGATACCGCCCGGATTTCAACGCCATTCTCTGCCCGGCCTATGATCATCCGCCCAAACGAAACAACGTCATCGAACTGCCGCTCAACCTCTGTGCGGCAGACCAGACGTTTTTTGAGGAAAAGGCTGAAGAATTTGAGCAGAAGCATCCAGCGAAAGGCCCGGCGGCCGGATTTATCATCGGCGGTCCCAATGCCGTCTCGGAAATCAACGCCGCCGAACTGAAAGAACAATTGGAAAAGGCCTTCGAACTGACCATTGGCTGCGAGCGATGGGTGACCACCTCCCGTCGAACCCCGAAAGAAATCGAGGCTCTGATCGAGTCACTGCCGTTCGACTACACACTCATCAACTCGCGGGATTCCTACAACCCGGTCCCCGCCTTCATTCAGCTTTGCGATCATCTGTTCGTCACCTCCGATTCCGCGTCCATGGTCAGCGAAGCCGCCAGCTTCGGTTCCGCACGCGTCGAAATCCTGATGAACCGCCAGCTCAAAACACCCAACAAATTCCAGGAACTTTTCCAAGGCCTGGAAAAACGCGACGCTGTTCACATTTTCGACGGAACACTCGGCCGCGCCGATCAAAAGGTCGACCTGACCCCGCAGCTGCAGCTGGCACTCAAACGAGTGTCCTGA
- a CDS encoding EF-hand domain-containing protein, with the protein MNRILVSVLMAAVMVAGGAFAEQKKTPMDSNSDGKVSKEEFCSAREKMMKNAGREFNRTAVEKQFAAKDKNKDGFLTGEELKGKKQTQEKSGDED; encoded by the coding sequence GTATTAATGGCTGCTGTGATGGTTGCCGGCGGAGCTTTCGCCGAGCAGAAAAAGACACCGATGGACAGCAATTCCGACGGCAAAGTCAGTAAAGAGGAATTCTGTTCTGCACGCGAAAAGATGATGAAGAACGCGGGCAGGGAGTTTAACCGCACTGCCGTGGAAAAGCAGTTTGCTGCCAAGGACAAAAACAAAGACGGCTTCCTGACCGGCGAGGAGCTGAAAGGCAAAAAACAGACGCAGGAAAAGTCCGGCGACGAGGACTGA